The genomic DNA TAAATCACGAATCCCTTTCTCCACACTGCTCCCCCTTCTCATTAATTGATTTTCTTTATTGCACCGATAATTATAATGAACTATCTTTATTTTTAATGTATAATAGAATTTTGGTGTAAGGATTTTTTTCAAAAAAGCTGGAAATGCCCGTATACGCTCTTATTGCCGACGACGATCTTGATACACATCAGTTTCTCAGGGATGTGCTCGAGATTCATTATAAAAACATCAAGATTGAAAAGGCACTGACCTATAATTCATTTATGGACAAGGCCAGACGGTCGGATCCCCCCTTTGATCTGATTATTCTTGATTATCATCTTGATCGAGACCATGGTAATGACATAATTGCTTCAATACACAAGGAATTTCCAGAAATTCTTGAAAAAGTGGTCCTTCTCAACGGCACCCCGGAAGAACTTGCCTCTGATGAGCGGGTTAATGGAGTGCAGAGCATTCAGAAGCCTTTTTCCCTCGATACCTTTGGTGAAATTGTCAAAAAAATCTGTGCCGGTTAATCATAAAAGACGAACTCCGATGCCCATCCCTCTCTCTCTCTGTATGATTGTAAAAAATGAGGCATCAATTCTCTCCCGATGTCTTAAAAGCGCTGCTCCCGTAGCTGATGAAATAATAGTAGTCGATACGGGATCCGAGGATGATACCACG from Chitinivibrionales bacterium includes the following:
- a CDS encoding response regulator, whose amino-acid sequence is MPVYALIADDDLDTHQFLRDVLEIHYKNIKIEKALTYNSFMDKARRSDPPFDLIILDYHLDRDHGNDIIASIHKEFPEILEKVVLLNGTPEELASDERVNGVQSIQKPFSLDTFGEIVKKICAG